One Myotis daubentonii chromosome 3, mMyoDau2.1, whole genome shotgun sequence genomic window carries:
- the LOC132229156 gene encoding keratin-associated protein 27-1, translating into MAPSHSPALRRIYKAPPLAAIEHDPRPVSLDGGLVLPSSCHGRTWLLDPAGEVPVGTSSGRVPDLPREPSPEASGLPKARLPGAAQVTGAHAGPCERPRGPSGRVAAESTCTSEPRPAGKSRSLCSAVQGCPLGVTKRWPPKTNVPEVPQTLDRESSQGHTQSPDSRPRRPLVSVTLGPPLPGPSAGACEPTCCVTGGWRLPGK; encoded by the coding sequence ATGGCCCCGAGCCACAGCCCCGCGCTGAGGCGCATCTACAAGGCGCCCCCTCTCGCTGCCATCGAGCACGACCCGCGTCCTGTGAGCCTGGACGGCGGACTGGTGCTGCCCAGCAGCTGCCACGGCAGGACCTGGCTCTTGGACCCCGCGGGCGAGGTCCCGGTTGGAACCAGCAGCGGCCGAGTGCCCGACCTTCCACGGGAGCCGAGCCCAGAGGCCAGCGGCCTGCCCAAGGCCCGCCTCCCGGGAGCTGCCCAGGTGACTGGCGCCCATGCCGGCCCCTGCGAGAGGCCCAGGGGCCCGTCAGGGCGCGTCGCGGCCGAGTCCACGTGCACGTCTGAGCCTCGCCCAGCAGGAAAGAGCCGGTCCCTGTGCTCTGCCGTCCAGGGCTGTCCACTTGGGGTGACCAAGCGCTGGCCCCCCAAGACTAATGTGCCCGAGGTTCCCCAGACTCTGGACCGTGAGTCCAGCCAGGGCCACACTCAGAGCCCTGACTCCCGGCCCCGCAGACCTCTCGTCTCAGTCACGCTGGGGCCACCGCTCCCGGGACCTTCTGCTGGTGCGTGTGAGCCAACCTGCTGCGTGACGGGGGGCTGGCGGCTGCCCGGGAAGTGA
- the LOC132229118 gene encoding keratin-associated protein 24-1 — protein sequence MHPGSLCLLGPPCAPRCCDPGAPSVAVCSGDTSPAFGLCLPSCHQGTLWLLDDGQGGHGHAWSCEPSARTMSWDPRTCCAPGRCPAPVGGTACGAWGTPNAGPGPGPRPSRHPSCRPCTWTQGRAPHGPTCSPRAPAAGRTLGVGPPCLARLRCFPGSARPLPPCRRGGLWGRSCRNPGSVPGFAPSRCVASGCQSRNCVLRDGPWPRLRPASCPPLSCASRNIRPLGHLPSTFPPLRYLRHGCRA from the coding sequence ATGCACCCGGGCTCGCTGTGTCTCCTGGGCCCCCCCTGCGCACCCCGCTGCTGTGACCCGGGGGCGCCCTCGGTTGCCGTTTGCTCGGGTGACACCAGCCCTGCCTTTGGGCTCTGCCTACCCAGCTGCCACCAAGGGACCCTCTGGCTCCTGGATGACGGCCAGGGAGGCCACGGACACGCGTGGAGCTGCGAGCCCAGCGCCCGCACCATGAGCTGGGACCCCCGGACCTGCTGTGCGCCCGGCCGCTGTCCCGCTCCTGTAGGGGGGACGGCCTGCGGTGCCTGGGGGACCCCCAACGCGGGGCCAGGACCAGGACCCCGTCCCAGCCGCCACCCCAGCTGCCGCCCATGCACCTGGACCCAGGGGCGTGCGCCCCACGGCCCCACGTGCAGCCCGCGCGCCCCTGCAGCCGGCCGGACCCTGGGCGTCGGCCCCCCATGCCTTGCGCGCCTGCGCTGCTTCCCCGGGAGCGCCCGGCCCCTGCCCCCCTGCAGACGGGGCGGTCTCTGGGGCAGAAGCTGCAGAAACCCTGGCTCCGTACCCGGCTTCGCCCCCTCCCGCTGCGTGGCCAGCGGCTGCCAGTCCCGAAACTGCGTCCTGAGAGACggtccctggcccaggctcaggcccgCGAGCTGCCCGCCACTGAGCTGTGCTTCCAGAAACATCCGGCCACTGGGCCACCTGCCCAGCACCTTCCCGCCGCTGCGGTACCTGCGACACGGCTGCAGGGCCTGA